In Phyllopteryx taeniolatus isolate TA_2022b chromosome 8, UOR_Ptae_1.2, whole genome shotgun sequence, one genomic interval encodes:
- the LOC133482182 gene encoding mediator of RNA polymerase II transcription subunit 13-like isoform X2 → MSSCFVPNGASLEDCHSNLFCLADLTGIKWRRFVWEGPTSSPILFPVTEEDPILCSFSRCMAADVLSVWRRHHTPGRRELWLFWWGDDPSFAELIHNELSSEEDGEWESGLSYECRTLLFKAIHNLLERCLMNRGFVRIGKWFVKPYQKDEKVINKSEHLSCAFTFFVHGDSNVCTSVEIAQHQPLQRLSEGHLSLAQQSSSPLQVILSPYGLNGTLTGQGFKMSDHPTQKLIEEWRQFYPISPDPKEVQEEKMEDGDWEDDSLGAVEVLVAGVRMVYPSCLVLLPLTDLPAVVPQGSSNTSGSMCSAQPCQAAHRDPAMSSVTLTPPTSPEEAQTDYQPAQKWHKLSSVSDGYSSNNTLHGGKIPRRLASHMVESVWQEYNINRMGNKRKFTNLTNGTCEEEADKPGLWDFVEPVHRPHCNCLRHKNQKQRPNNASGHPPLSGQPTPPAPKHKLGEKLEKGEKQQKRPQTPFHHRNSVSDEQPLEPQTQRLCLRTQEEGSYPSLHHVDTTAPSKAPTLHTHGPPTDLVGSPPPPPLSPHPCDHVEGDLTPGGMKNSTPIHQPFYPPSVEPCLLPQKGSSEEPTPENMPLPLPFPPPFNETLEPTVFIGSAVNPNEDPGHNPWKYFNLPRKKASIFHTPMLPVDKVRDDSGGGAVAESVVSVTELMAGYMQPLKVSQELVKTYAQRRNTYLSCATVDGDHGEEPDPYAFVEGDEEFSFTEKRDKAGAERDGSKKHKLDDGSGASADEGQGPSGTKPAASTSLIHENDLAVSYSDLDKIFNSDEDELAPGAKRAGAGVDEKFVSKDAKPTSLDPLSCISTADLHKMFPTPPSLEQQGYSPMNSGSKDSLEAGAGLTLLDGSQLNNQFKMEVEEGFCSPKPSEVKDFSFVYKPETSHPFIGCSMYAPLKTLPSQCLLPIKLPEHKYVYMRSWSVGKMELIPPVVTKDGNIPSVEAEDIQTHTPQTHTPVMSSSAPPSNSGAGILPSPATPRFSVPTPRTPRTPRTPRGPSSVQGSLKYDNSDLYSPASTSSTCRPLSSVEPATVPSIPEAHSLYVTLILSESVMNLFKDCNFDSCCVCVCNMNIRGADVGVYLKDNGEAQYPCTCGFSAVANRRFGQSAGLFLEDELDVVGRGSDASRDTERCFEELRASVKHKSCSLKEKPPDELILLLQDQCTNPFAPMAGVEYPKLSSAPSSFVRVEERDCYNDCYMALEHGRQFMDNMSGGKVDETLVKSTCLHQWPKCKSDMNKLFSQDVLRVLLSLQPVLQDAIQKKRSVRSWGVQGPLTWQQFHKMAGRGSYGTDESPEPLPIPTFLVGYEYDFVVLSPFGLPYWEKLLLDPFGSQRDVGFVVICPESETLLCRAKTFFKELSAIYEACQLGQHRPICKNHPEGILKVGSTEGRNMAEQPLSDWFLKMAARDANSEAFNKLKLFAQVCRYDLAPYLSEQSLDSSLLSQRNPATESSHNSTSSSAASGHTSATGTAQINSAPPLPLQVLGGLPSSKLGTYPQFGASGLQGSASHNGPQLNPQGPVAENGPAAQSSSEAPESTMDRDKVGKPTDGESHAISYPPAIVVYIVDPFSYTDADREVHSSAYTLGLLRCYIEMLQFLPARIRNAVSVQIVPCQYLLQPVHSGERHLYGQHLKSLAFSVFTQCRRPLPNSTNFKALTGFGPGLAIDMALKNPERPECLRLYTPPFILAPVKDKQTELGETFGEASQKYNILFVGYCLSHDQRWLLASCTDQHGELLESCIISIDVPNRARRKMSSARRLGLQKLWDWCLGLVQVTSLPWRVVIGRLGRMGHGELRDWSILLSRRNLQSLSKRLKETCRMCGISAADTPSILSACLVAMEPQGSFVVMPDSVSTGSVFGRSTTLNMQTSQLSTPQDTSCTHILVFPTSAMVQVNTNTSEPIDINFNPINPDGSDGMGIFDLFDNDMVDPDIISILPNSPTTSPVHSPGSHYHQGGDGSKGQSADRMESHEEALNILQQPMALGYFVSTAKAGPLPDWFWSACPQAQNQCPLFLKASLHLHVSSVQSDELLHSKHSHPLDSNHTSDVLRFVLEQYNALSWLTCDPATQDRRSCLPVHFVVLTQMYNFIMNML, encoded by the exons ATGAGTTCGTGCTTTGTTCCAAACGGGGCCAGTTTGGAGGACTGCCACTCCAACCTCTTCTGCCTG GCTGATTTGACCGGGATAAAATGGCGACGCTTTGTGTGGGAAGGGCCTACCTCGTCGCCCATCCTCTTCCCTGTGACTGAGGAGGACCCCATCTTATGCAGCTTCAGCCGGTGCATGGCGGCCGATGTGCTGAGCGTGTGGCGGCGGCACCACACGCCCGGTCGCAGGGAGCTCTGGCTCTTCTGGTGGGGCGACGACCCCAGCTTCGCCGAGCTCATCCACAACGAACTCTCGA GTGAGGAGGATGGCGAGTGGGAGAGCGGCCTGTCCTACGAGTGTCGCACGCTCCTGTTCAAAGCCATCCACAACCTGCTGGAGCGCTGCCTCATGAACCGCGGCTTCGTACGCATTGGCAAGTGGTTTGTGAAGCCTTATCAGAAGGATGAGAAAGTCATCAACAAAAG CGAGCACTTGTCCTGTGCGTTCACATTCTTCGTGCATGGCGACAGCAATGTGTGCACAAGTGTGGAGATTGCGCAACACCAGCCTCTGCAGCGACTGAGTGAGGGGCACCTGAGCCTCGCCCAGCAGAGCTCCAGCCCCTTGCAAG TCATCTTGAGCCCGTACGGCTTGAACGGGACCCTCACGGGCCAGGGCTTCAAGATGTCCGACCACCCTACTCAGAAGCTCATTGAGGAATGGAGGCAGTTTTATCCCATCAGCCCCGATCCCAAGGAGGTCCAGGAGGAAAAGATGGAGGACGGCGACTGGGAGGATGACTCCCTGGGGGCTGTGGAAGTCCTCGTCG CTGGGGTGAGGATGGTGTACCCTTCCTGCCTGGTGCTCCTTCCTCTGACCGACCTCCCCGCGGTGGTCCCTCAAGGCTCATCCAACACCTCAGGAAGCATGTGCAGCGCTCAACCATGCCAGGCCGCCCACAGAGACCCCGCCATGTCCTCTGTCACGCTGACGCCACCGACGTCACCAGAGGAAGCTCAGACTG ACTATCAGCCGGCACAGAAGTGGCATAAATTGTCCTCTGTGTCTGATGGCTACAGTTCCAACAACACTCTTCACGGGGGGAAAATCCCTCGCAGGTTGGCCAGCCACATGGTGGAGTCTGTTTGGCAGGAGTATAACATAAACCGCATGGGGAACAA GAGGAAGTTTACAAACTTGACCAATGGGACCTGTGAGGAGGAGGCAGACAAACCTGGGCTTTGGGATTTCGTGGAGCCTGTCCACAGGCCACATTGCAATTGTTTAAG ACATAAAAATCAGAAGCAGCGGCCCAACAACGCCTCAGGACACCCGCCGTTGTCAGGCCAGCCCACCCCGCCGGCCCCCAAGCACAAGCTGGGCGAGAAGCTGGAGAAGGGGGAGAAGCAGCAAAAGAGGCCCCAGACGCCCTTTCACCACCGCAACTCTGTGAGCGACGAGCAACCGCTGGAGCCTCAAACCCAGAGACTTTGTCTGCGAACGCAAGAAGAGGGATCCTATCCTAGCCTACACCACGTGGACACCACCGCGCCCTCCAAAGCCCCCACGCTGCACACCCACGGCCCCCCCACCGACCTCGTCGGCTCGCCGCCGCCCCCGCCACTCAGCCCGCACCCCTGCGACCACGTTGAAGGCGACCTGACTCCGGGTGGCATGAAGAACTCCACGCCCATTCACCAGCCCTTCTACCCCCCTTCAGTGGAGCCTTGTCTGTTGCCTCAGAAAGGTTCGTCTGAGGAGCCCACTCCAGAAAACATGCCCTTGCCTTTGCCCTTTCCCCCTCCCTTTAACGAAACCTTGGAGCCCACAGTCTTTATCGGTTCTGCTGTTAACCCTAACGAAGACCCCGGGCACAACCCTTGGAAGTATTTTAACTTGCCGAGGAAGAAGGCATCCATCTTTCACACGCCTATGCTACCTGTGGATAAAGTACGCGATGACTCTGGAGGTGGCGCAGTAGCGGAAAGTGTTGTGTCTGTTACTGA GTTAATGGCAGGCTACATGCAGCCTCTCAAAGTGTCCCAGGAACTGGTGAAGACCTACGCCCAGCGGAGGAACACCTACCTGTCCTGTGCCACAGTGGACGGTGACCACGGTGAGGAGCCGGACCCTTATGCCTTCGTCGAGGGGGACGAGGAGTTCAGTTTCACGGAAAAGAGGGACAAGGCTGGAGCTGAGAGGGATGGGAGCAAGAAACACAAG CTGGATGATGGATCGGGGGCTTCAGCTGACG AAGGTCAAGGTCCATCGGGCACTAAGCCGGCCGCCTCCACCAGCCTCATCCATGAGAACGACTTGGCTGTGTCCTACAGCGACTTGGATAAAATTTTCAATTCGGATGAAGATGAGCTAGCG CCTGGAGCCAAAAGAGCTGGCGCAGGTGTAGATGAGAAGTTTGTCTCCAAAGATGCAAAACCCACCTCTTTGGACCCGTTGTCATGTATAA GCACGGCAGATCTGCACAAGATGTTTCCCACCCCGCCCTCTCTGGAGCAGCAGGGTTACTCCCCCATGAACTCTGGCAGCAAAGACAGCCTGGAAGCGGGGGCGGGCCTCACCCTGCTGGACGGCAGCCAACTGAACAACCAGTTCAAGATGGAGGTGGAGGAGGGTTTCTGTAGCCCCAAGCCCTCTGAAGTAAAG GACTTCTCTTTCGTGTACAAGCCAGAAACGAGTCACCCGTTCATCGGCTGCTCTATGTACGCCCCGCTGAAGACGCTTCCCAGTCAGTGTCTGTTGCCGATCAAGCTGCCAGAGCACAAATATGTGTACATGCGCAGCTGGAGTGTCGGCAAAATGGAGCTGATTCCACCGGTGGTGACAAAAGACGG TAACATCCCAAGTGTGGAGGCTGAGGACATTCAGACCCACACCCCTCAGACCCACACACCCGTCATGTCCAGCAGTGCCCCACCCAGCAACAGCGGCGCGGGCATCCTCCCCTCCCCAGCCACGCCCCGCTTCTCTGTGCCCACGCCTCGCACTCCACGCACCCCTCGAACTCCCCGTGGACCTTCCAGCGTCCAGGGctcgctcaagtacgacaactcGGACCTCTACTCTCCCGCCTCCACTTCCTCCACCTGCCGACCACTCAGTTCTGTGGAGCCGGCCACCGTCCCCTCCATCCCGGAGGCCCACAGCCTCTATGTCACACTTATCCTATCCGAGTCGGTCATGAACCTCTTCAAGGACTGCAACTTCGAcagctgctgtgtgtgcgtgtgcaacaTGAATATCCGAGGGGCCGATGTGGGCGTGTACCTGAAGGATAACGGGGAAGCCCAGTACCCCTGCACGTGCGGCTTCAGCGCCGTTGCCAACCGCCGCTTCGGTCAGTCCGCCGGGCTCTTCCTGGAGGACGAGCTGGACGTGGTCGGGCGTGGCTCGGATGCCAGTCGCGACACGGAGCGTTGCTTCGAAGAGTTGCGGGCATCTGTGAAACACAAATCCTGCAGTCTGAAGGAGAAACCACCAGATGAGCTCATTCTGCTGCTCCAGGACCAGTGCACCAACCCATTTGCACCGATGGCAGGTGTGGAGTACCCCAAACTGAGCTCTGCCCCCAGCTCCTTTGTGAGGGTGGAGGAGAGAGACTGTTACAATGACTGCTACATGGCGCTGGAGCACGGCAGGCAGTTCATGGACAACATGTCAGGAGGCAAAGTTGACGAAACACTAGTGAAAAGCACTTGTCTTCACCAGTGgccaaaatgcaaat CGGACATGAACAAGCTGTTCTCTCAGGATGTCCTGCGGGTGCTGTTGTCCCTCCAACCTGTCTTGCAGGATGCCATTCAGAAGAAGAGGAGCGTGCGCTCATGGGGGGTGCAGGGACCCCTCACCTGGCAGCAGTTCCACAAGATGGCCGGCAGGGGGTCTTATG GTACAGATGAGTCTCCTGAGCCGCTGCCCATCCCCACATTTCTCGTGGGCTACGAGTACGACTTTGTGGTACTGTCCCCCTTTGGCTTGCCCTATTGGGAAAAGCTGCTCCTGGATCCCTTCGGCTCCCAGAGGGATGTCGGCTTTGTTGTCATCTGCCCAGAAAGTGAAACGCTCCTATGCCGGGCCAAGACCTTTTTCAAAGAATTGAGTGCCATTTACGAG GCGTGCCAGCTCGGGCAGCACAGGCCCATCTGCAAAAATCACCCTGAGGGCATCCTGAAGGTGGGCAGCACAGAAGGCAGGAACATGGCAGAGCAGCCCCTCAGCGACTGGTTCCTCAAGATGGCCGCCAGAGATGCCAACAGCGAGGCCTTCAATAAACTTAAACTCTTTGCTCAAGTGTGCCGCTACGATCTAG CTCCTTACCTATCAGAGCAGTCTTTGGACAGCTCACTCCTCTCTCAGCGCAACCCTGCCACGGAATCCTCGCATAACTCCACCTCTTCCAGCGCTGCCTCAGGACACACAAGTGCCACCGGCACCGCCCAGATCAACAGCGCCCCTCCGCTTCCCCTCCAGGTCTTGGGTGGGTTGCCGTCATCCAAGCTCGGCACCTACCCCCAGTTTGGAGCCAGCGGGTTGCAGGGCAGCGCGTCGCATAACGGGCCTCAGTTGAACCCGCAGGGCCCGGTTGCGGAAAATGGTCCCGCTGCTCAAAGCTCGAGTGAGGCGCCAGAGAG CACAATGGACAGAGATAAAGTGGGAAAGCCAACGGACGGGGAGTCCCACGCCATCTCCTACCCGCCCGCTATCGTGGTGTACATCGTGGACCCGTTCAGCTACACAGACGCTGACCGCGAGGTCCACTCCAGCGCATACACGCTGGGCCTCCTGCGTTGCTACATAGAGATGCTGCAGTTCCTTCCTGCTCGCATCAGAAATGCAGTCTCCGTGCAG ATTGTTCCATGCCAGTACCTCCTGCAGCCTGTGCACAGTGGCGAGCGTCACCTGTACGGCCAGCACCTCAAGTCGCTCGCCTTTTCCGTCTTCACGCAGTGTCGGCGGCCCTTGCCGAACTCCACCAACTTCAAGGCTCTGACGGGCTTCGGGCCTGGCCTTGCCATCGACATGGCGCTCAAGAACCCAGAG AGGCCAGAGTGTCTGCGTCTCTACACGCCGCCCTTCATTTTGGCGCCGGTGAAAGATAAGCAGACAGAGCTGGGCGAGACATTTGGGGAGGCGTCGCAAAAGTacaacatcctgtttgtggGCTACTGCCTATCTCACGACCAGCGCTGGCTGCTGGCGTCCTGCACCGACCAGCACGGTGAGCTGCTGGAGAGCTGCATCATCAGCATTGACGTGCCCAACAG GGCTCGCAGGAAAATGAGCTCAGCCCGGCGACTGGGTCTGCAGAAGCTGTGGGATTGGTGTCTGGGCCTGGTGCAGGTGACGTCACTGCCTTGGAGGGTGGTGATTGGTCGCCTGGGAAGAATGGGACACGGCGAGCTGAGAG ACTGGAGTATTCTGCTGAGCAGGAGGAACCTTCAGTCCCTCAGCAAGCGCCTGAAGGAGACTTGCCGGATGTGCGGCATCTCTGCTGCCGACACTCCCAGCATCCTTAGCGCCTGCCTGGTCGCCATGGAGCCCCAGGGTTCCTTTGTGGTTATGCCAG ATTCCGTGTCGACTGGCTCCGTGTTCGGCCGCAGCACCACGCTCAACATGCAGACGTCGCAGCTGAGCACGCCGCAGGACACGTCGTGCACGCACATCCTGGTGTTCCCCACCTCAGCAATGGTGCAGGTCAACACCAACACGTCGGAACCCATCGACATCAACTTCAACCCTATCAATCCAG ACGGCTCTGACGGAATGGGCATCTTTGACCTGTTCGACAATGACATGGTGGACCCGGACATCATCAGCATCCTGCCCAACTCGCCCACCACGTCTCCTGTGCACTCGCCTGGCTCGCACTACCACCAGGGCGGCGATGGAAGCAAG GGTCAAAGCGCGGATCGCATGGAGTCTCACGAGGAGGCCTTGAACATCCTGCAGCAGCCGATGGCGCTGGGCTACTTCGTGTCCACCGCCAAGGCCGGACCGCTGCCAGACTGGTTCTGGTCAGCCTGTCCTCAAGCTCAGAACCAGTGTCCTCTTTTCCTCAAG GCTTCTCTGCACCTGCACGTGTCTTCTGTCCAATCAGACGAGCTTCTGCACAGTAAACACTCCCACCCCCTCGACTCCAACCACACCTCTGATGTCCTCAG